A window from Bufo bufo chromosome 1, aBufBuf1.1, whole genome shotgun sequence encodes these proteins:
- the PI4K2B gene encoding phosphatidylinositol 4-kinase type 2-beta — protein sequence MAEKKPEERGASPPLLVFLEPSAEGGEATAAPVTAQAGRAAPGSAVRFFAGGAREEEAGEEEPLLKRSGATSPKSGRKGRPRLSSSSDRDSLLSSAGHGNEELNVILDDIEFADIIHRAEQAIDNGVFPERISQGSSGSYFVKDPKGKIVGVFKPKSEEPYGHLNPKWTKYFHKVCCPCCFGRGCLVPNQGYLSEAGAYLVDEKLGLGVVPKTKVVWLVSETFNYSAIDRAKSRGKKYALEKVPKVGRKFHRIGLPPKFGSFQLFVDGHKEADHWLRRFETEPLPENTRKQLQSQFERLVILDYVIRNTDRGNDNWLIRYESQEDNIEGSEKDPDGPVSKEWTDKEPIIKIAAIDNGLAFPFKHPDEWRAYPFLWAWLSQAKVPFSQETKDLILPRISDMNFVQDLCEDLYELFKTDKGFDKATFEKQMSVMRGQILNLTQALKDEKSPIQLVQMPKVVVERSQSGSQGRIIHLSNAFTQTFHCRKPFFTSW from the exons ATGGCGGAGAAGAAGCCAGAAGAACGGGGGGCTTCCCCGCCTTTGTTGGTGTTCCTGGAGCCGTCTGCGGAGGGTGGTGAAGCGACAGCGGCTCCGGTCACTGCACAGGCGGGCAGAGCGGCACCGGGAAGTGCTGTGCGGTTTTTCGCTGGAGGAGCTcgggaagaggaagcaggagaggaAGAGCCGCTGCTGAAGAGGTCCGGTGCCACCTCCCCGAAGTCCGGGAGGAAGGGGAGACCGCGGCTCAGCTCCTCCTCAGACCGGGACAGCCTGCTGTCCAGTGCCG gccaCGGCAATGAAGAGCTGAACGTCATACTGGATGATATTGAATTTGCTGATATAATTCACCGAGCCGAGCAGGCGATTGACAACGGTGTCTTTCCCGAAAGGATATCCCAGGGCTCAAGTGGAAGCTACTTTGTTAAAGATCCAAAGGGG aaAATAGTTGGAGTATTTAAACCAAAATCAGAAGAGCCTTATGGTCACCTTAACCCAAAATGGACCAAATATTTTCACAAAGTGTGCTGTCCCTGCTGCTTTGGCCGTGGTTGCCTTGTTCCGAACCAGGGGTACCTGTCTGAAGCTGGAGCCTATTTAGTCGATGAAAAACTTGGATTAGGAGTTGTACCCAAAACCAAG GTAGTCTGGCTTGTCAGTGAAACCTTCAACTACAGTGCAATAGATCGCGCAAAATCCAGAGGCAAGAAATATGCTTTGGAAAAAGTGCCAAAAGTTGGTCGAAAATTTCACCGTATAGGTTTACCGCCcaag TTCGGCTCCTTTCAGCTTTTTGTAGATGGGCATAAGGAAGCGGACCACTGGCTGAGGAGGTTTGAAACCGAACCTTTACCTGAGAACACGAGAAAGCAGCTTCAGTCTCAGTTCGAGAGGCTAGTCATTTTAGACTATGTCATTAGAAATACGG ACCGAGGCAATGATAACTGGTTAATTCGATATGAAAGCCAGGAGGATAACATTGAAGGATCTGAGAAAGACCCCGATGGTCCTGTATCCAAG GAGTGGACTGATAAAGAGCCAATTATTAAAATCGCAGCGATTGACAATGGTCTGGCATTTCCATTTAAGCACCCTGATGAATGGCGAGCGT ATCCTTTCCTCTGGGCTTGGCTTTCTCAAGCGAAGGTTCCCTTTAGTCAGGAAACAAAGGACCTGATTCTTCCTCGCATCTCTGACATGAACTTCGTTCAGGACCTTTGTGAAGATCTGTATGAGCTCTTCAAG ACTGATAAAGGATTTGACAAGGCGACATTTGAGAAGCAGATGTCTGTAATGAGAGGACAG ATCCTGAATCTGACTCAGGCGTTAAAGGATGAGAAGTCTCCCATTCAGCTGGTCCAGATGCCTAAAGTAGTGGTGGAGCGAAGCCAGAGTGGAAGCCAGGGCAGGATCATTCACCTGAGCAATGCGTTCACACAGACTTTCCACTGCAGAAAGCCGTTCTTTACCTCCTGGTAG